From the genome of Gracilibacillus salitolerans, one region includes:
- a CDS encoding ATP-binding cassette domain-containing protein, which yields MNSIISVKDLTKTYKKVDAVKKINFDVKEGEIFGFLGPNGAGKSTTINMICTMLKPTSGDITINEYDAKKQKDEVRASIGIIFQENTLDEKLTANENLKLHCRFYNVPKNKRDDRIQEVLEIVDLVDEQNQRVEEYSGGMKRRLEIARGLLHYPKVLFLDEPTVGLDPNTRAHLWEYILKLKEKEGITMFLTTHYLDEAEISDRVAIMDQGEIIAIDSPTALKDQLGGDIIELSTEDNQAALKEIEEKMGTVEVKVEDDTIHLKVASSDAFISSFIKTLEIPITKLNIRKPTLNDVFLAFTGRKIKE from the coding sequence TTGAATTCTATCATTTCCGTAAAGGATTTAACAAAGACATATAAAAAAGTAGATGCGGTTAAAAAAATTAATTTTGATGTCAAAGAAGGCGAAATTTTCGGTTTTCTTGGTCCTAACGGTGCAGGAAAAAGTACCACGATCAATATGATTTGTACGATGCTCAAGCCAACTTCCGGTGATATTACCATCAATGAATATGATGCCAAAAAGCAAAAGGATGAAGTGCGTGCTAGTATCGGCATCATTTTTCAAGAAAATACGTTAGACGAAAAGTTAACTGCCAATGAAAATTTGAAATTACACTGTCGTTTTTACAATGTACCTAAAAATAAACGGGATGACCGAATTCAAGAGGTACTGGAGATTGTTGATTTAGTTGATGAGCAAAACCAGCGTGTCGAAGAATATTCTGGTGGGATGAAGCGTCGGCTTGAGATTGCGCGTGGACTTCTTCATTATCCTAAAGTCCTTTTCTTAGATGAACCAACTGTTGGACTTGATCCGAACACACGAGCACATCTATGGGAATATATTTTAAAGCTTAAGGAAAAAGAAGGAATTACCATGTTTCTCACGACACATTATTTAGATGAGGCAGAGATTAGTGATCGTGTAGCTATAATGGATCAAGGTGAGATTATTGCGATTGATTCACCAACTGCTCTAAAAGATCAGCTCGGTGGTGACATTATTGAACTGTCTACGGAAGATAATCAGGCTGCTTTGAAAGAAATTGAAGAAAAAATGGGAACCGTCGAAGTGAAGGTGGAAGACGATACGATTCATTTAAAGGTAGCAAGCAGTGACGCGTTTATCTCCTCTTTCATCAAGACATTGGAAATACCGATCACTAAATTAAATATCCGCAAACCAACATTAAATGATGTATTTTTAGC